The Heterodontus francisci isolate sHetFra1 chromosome 4, sHetFra1.hap1, whole genome shotgun sequence DNA window tcagaggcagtgggctggattttaacagcccgccATTGCTcttggcggtgagctcaaaaaatggcgcctgcgcgtgTGGGCTGCAAATCTTAGAGCCACCGCGATCTCCCGCGAAGCGTCTCATCGAAATGGCCGGGGCGGTCtggcccccccccccaaatcacatgGAGTGGGGTGGGCTGTCTGATACCagcaatggcatcaactgcctgtgcgcaggtactggcgccatttttaaaggccagccagccctgccggtgtttttaaatttttaaagatacacccactcaaaatttatcaaataaaattcgaatgcccctttcccacaccgcccaataacaattacatcaaCTACttgccccaaaacacttaccttttaaatctgatcttCCCCCATCCCAGACTGCGCAAAGTTTAaagtccaccccttcccaccgtcccctacaCTCAGTATTTTTATTTGACCCCATGCCTTGCCCCCACCGACCCCACGCATTGCAAattttaactcctcccccctccccaccagtgtcatgctggctttccccagacggggaattgaaggcaccgGAGTGCCATCCGACGCATAGAGGATCACGACGGGCCCAGAAGCttcaaggtaagttcatttaaatgtattcatctcATTCATTTATATATTGAAATAgcggtcccattgcccagcggcggGAGGGCCGCCAGGGAGCCTCGCCacagccgggaggatcgggccggtcgCTCCCGGTGTCAAGCTcggtggtgggcctctgccgcaaCGATCTTCTGGCCCCCCCTcaccatggagcccgatgtcgtgggtttggtaaaatccagcccagtgagtgtaggagtccatagatattgagttttgggtaagaCTGCGAGCAATAGGAGGTGAGAATTCCACAAATGGGGCTGAAAGATAGAGCATGCCGCAAATCGCGGCGGCATGCCTGATCTTGGTGGTCTTCAAATGCACTGCCGCTGAGCCCCCCTGATATTTTGCGCAGAGGCTTATTTAAAATGGAGGGGACGGAGCGGCTGCCCTAGATGACGTCGAGGGGGCAGctgctccgtccctggcaatggcgtccggtgccactgcgctgacgccagcaccatttttaaaaggcttcaagcctttcatgtaaatttaaatgtttaaaggtctcGCCGCACAAatatttgaaataaaattttattcaaactttgcatcccctctcTCACCCACTGCaatgagttctcaataaataaaattacCTATACCCCAGGAAAGACAATTTTTCAAATAACGAACTTTAACCTccacatttgaccctcaaccccttcccaccattttcACAACCAATCTGAGTGGTTTTCCCTGCTCCCGCACCCCTCTcgacctgaagatttcactgctcccccctccccaccagtgtcacgccttggaactctgaacagagttccaaaggcacaGGACTTCCAGCTGGCAGCTGTAATAATGGCATGGGATGGCCCCCGGGATAATTTAAGTTGATTTGCATctttttaacttaattttaatattgaaatgaaggccccgtcAAAATCAAGGAATGTCCCACattcattttttttctcttttaaatCTTATTATTCACAATTTTTTCTTTTTGTCCTAATGTTTATCCTTATTCTTTGCATCCCATTTCTCATCCAAACATtgctttttttgtgtttattttagctTTTTTTGTAGCTTACCAATTCAATTTAAAAATTTCTAAACTACCCATTTGCATACTATTGTAAGCTTGGTTCTATGACTGACTGCCCAGAAATGCTCAGATCTGGACAGATATGTGAACATAGGAGATGCAAGCAGTTTCTTTCACCGATTCCGTGAGCTAAAggcttgctcgggtctgcaaatgagacccgacctgagcctgacagaacatcatccgaccccgagcccgacccagcccgagtccttccattttttcctgcacccgacccaacctgacctgaccatcagttaacctaccttccttttttcactttgtccttacctgcacaagcttaaaataactgtagcaaaaccacctttaaagtccaacaaGTAAATTTACATtacagtcacttacctgaggtggtgatagagcgggtCCGatctggcctgacccgacccgagcccgaatgccggacacggaagtgcgacccaacccgaccagaacccgacacatgtcgttgggttgcGCGGGTTTGGAGCCCTTTAGAAGCATAATCTATTGTCATTGTACACTATAGGCAGAAAGGAAAGTATGAATTACTGCAAGACTGTTTGTTTCTGGTCTGGAAGAATGCACTTGCTATCCAAatgatcatagaatgatacagcacaaatggaggccattcagcccatcatgcctatgctgacTCTTTAGTAGAGCTATTCAATTatgcccctgctttttccccatagcacagtacttttttaaaaatctatttccCTTTGAAATTTACTACTGAAGCTGTTTCCACCATacttttagacagtgcattccaatcacaacaacttgctgtgaaaAAAAAATTGTTTCCTCATGTCACGTTTGAGTCCTTTGTAAATcacgttaaatctgtgtcctttgtttactgacccttctgtcactagaAATGGTTCTCCTTATTTAATCTAACTAAACCGTTCCATGGttatgaacacctctatcagatctcctctttactttctctgctctaaggagaacaaacccagcttctccagtctccaattaactgaagtccctcaatgcCTGTTACCTTTCCAGTAAATGTCTTCTGTATCCTCTGTAAGGCTTTGACTGAAGTGTagttccagaattgaacacaatgctgCAGTTAAGGCCTAACCTGTGTTTTATAACGGTGAAAGATAAAATATATGTGTCATGTTTCAGGATTCTGTGGCCATTTCGTTCCACAGAGAAAATCTATATATGAGTTATTCTAAAATATGTTTTAAATTAAAGCATTCTTTAAAGGTATTAAACTTACATGACAACAGagttgccagatgtgtattggcttTCAGAATGGAGCAGTTGAAACCTGAAATCCTAGGGACAATGGAAGATGATTTGTCATTCCACCAATTATTCTCACTCATTGCTGTTATGGCAATCCAGTTCATTGGAAGTCAGCAGGGACTACTGCAGTCAGGCATTTAAGAGAAGAGGCACAGAGACCAGAAAGGCAGTCTGACTATTGGGAATAGGCCTGCACAGGTAGCCAGATGGCAAAGTCCTGCAGGAAGGTTAAAAGGACAGGAAACTGCATGGTGAGAAATTCTGCCCCTGGCTGTAGAACATGGTGCAGAGATATTATTCTATTCAAGCTAAGTAAGGCAATCTGCTGGGTGAGGatgcaaaactatggcaaatggatttcaatataggcaagtgtgaggtcatccaacttggacctaaaaaggatagaatagattattttcgaaatggtgaaaaactaggaaCAGTGAAACATAGAAACttagggtccaggtacacagatcattaaaatgtcatgaacaggtattgAAGATAATcaaaaggcaaatgaaatgttggcctttatatctagagaaatagaatacaagggggtagaagtcatgcttcagctatacaaagccctgattagaccacacctggagtactgtaagcagtgctgagcaccacaccttatatattggccttggagggtgtgcagtatagatttactagaatgatacctacaCTCCAAGGTGTGAGctactgttgtatgtttggttagtctagctaggagagattactgagtctttggtaagttttaacaacAACTAGTTTATTCcatattaaagaactatatacagctttacttaagtatgtctaactccatTGATGCTACGCTGCTTCTTCTCCTTTAAGTCTCTCTCtcacgtgatctcttacatcatcatagtgggagatgttactcacactgtcccagacattaaccctttcaaacccttatactacatctcctcccaagtctttgttcatttttttaatacattcatgcatttttacttttacatactaccccatctccccccaagtctctgacatcacatattcaatctgtcaggaggcttcacaacttccCTGATTGTGTTGTTGTtagactcggaagatcagtagtctttccctGAACTCTTGTTTGTTGACTTGGATTGTCTTCATTGAAGTTTGTAGTATTTTCTGAATTTCAAGTTCAACaactggttcatccaaatgtatgactgactgATGTCTTTGAGGAATAGAAgtaagattcctcctgtttcttatactatcttctgaagtatgtactaaataagatcgctgttgattctcatctgCCTGGAAGATCACTCCTTCTCTGCCtggtcttgtacccataccttttctccttccatctacttgggtaggttcctggtatgatATCTCCTGTTATAGGTATAAACTTGTTGTTTttgataagacttttctctgtcttgaactctctgataatcctggacttctagccctggaagtaatttttttgggtaggatgggaagttgtgttttgagcttccttcccatcaacagttctgatggagcTAATCCGCAAAGCAATGGAATAGTTCTGTAGTTCAGGagcgctgtttgaaaatcttcattcttctttaacagtgctttgataggtCTGACACGtctctcagcttcaccattagattgaggatatctaggggaacttgtaagatgtaaaaatccacagttttctgcaaaATGCATGAAGTGGTCATTTgaaaattgtggaccattatcagaaACAACCTGGTCGGGcatgccatgtgttgcaaagatctccatcAAAGCTCGAATGACAGTCTTGGTATCATTGTGTACAAACGTTTGACttcgatccaccttgaaaagtagtcgATGACAGTCAGGTAGGATTTCGCAttgaacatgaatagatccattcccatggtctggttggaaattgggtcgagataagggtTCTCTCTGGTCTGGTATGTGCACTCTgtatacctggcaattagaaattatttattttatatcTTTCGATATTCCCGGCCACCACTGAGCCCGTGCTCTGCATTTTGTGACACCCATGTGGCCCTCGTGTATTTTCTGCAAGATGTCTGCCCGGTGTGAgaccggaatcaccagcctctcatcatataccagcaattcatccacaatagtaaagtgctttctgtGCTCAAAGAAGATTTTTATCACCTTACCACTGGGACGCTGCTATGGCCAACCTTGCATGCAATATTGGTGGACtcggatgcattcctcatcttgcatctgacaATGTTGAATTTATTGGAGCTTTTTTTGAACTTGCCGGTCATTGTGATgcggtgaactgagaatatgactcaatctcattaatgaagttaacatcctgttgtgtaggatggttaatagtagctctggacaatgcatctgctgtcgtttgcAGCTTGCCCTATACATAGTCTGTTTCATACatgaatctcattagcctcaactggaatTTCTGGATCCTCTGAGGCATTCTAGTGAGTtctttttcatcaagtaaggaaactaggggtttgtagtCTGTCTCCATGATGACTTTTAAGCCaatgatataatctgagaacttttcacaagcccacatgactgcgagagcttctttctctatgacggcATAACTCGTCTCAGTCTCAGATAATTCTTGAGATGCATCATAAATGGAATgcgacatccatctggctgttcttgaaaaaggactgcccctaaccttgtagatgaggcatctgcttcATTTGTGGTcggtagtgaggggttataatatctggtgaaatcagcatttccttgatcctttgaaatgcatgctcatgatgtgcatcccaacaccatgcttgagctttcctgactagttgtcttaagggttcagtaacatgcgctagattgggcagaaatgttgccaactgattaaccattctaAGGAATTACTGAAGATCTTGGACAAAAGTAgggattgggaattcactaatggctctcatccTTTGTGGGTCTGACATAATGCCCCTACTACTAACAATGTGACCTAGGAAATGAATAGAcatttttgagaattcacacttttcattaggtgtcaggccttcttcttgtagatgattcaatatcactctaaccctcaggtcatgttctctgacagattcaccatggactaagatgtcatccatatggcctattactcctttaaggcctgtAGAATGTTCAACATAGTCCTTTGGAATATTTCCGAAACTGATGCTATTCAGAAtggtaaatgattaaaacaaaatcttccgaacAGAGTAATGAAGGTCATAAAGAACCTTCACTTCTCATCCAAAGGAACTTACCAAAATCCACTATTCACATTCAGCTTTGTGAAcgtggtacttttggataactttgccaagcttttgtccactgaggacatcgggtgaacttctcttgccacagccttattgaGTTAAAtctacacaaatgtgaagagtaccattaggtttaggaactggaaccattccagaacaccactctgtaggctcaatgacaggagaaatgactcccatctcttctagctgaattagacttgcttcattagtgggtgtggtatcttcctaagtGTGAAAAGACCtacaggtttagcatcttttcgcaaagtaatacaatattcagtcttaagtcttcctagaccagtaaataatttcagaAACTCTTCTTTGGAAATGAATTCTGGATTCGTGctacttaacttcttccactttcctgttaagattaaggtctatacaagctcttctacttaaaagagaaaattcatGATCCTGTAGAACATcaatgtttccaatatctgctttcccttgttcccaacactggagtgttgcctgtagctttcccttgactttcagttcaatccctcctggactgtgtaactGTTGGTTGGGTGCAGGCAATCGTTGATAACCACAgttcgttgtctgataaaactgttacacttgcttCAGTGTCTAGTttggcaatgcaccaaggctcgttagacagcaccttccaaacccacgacctctaccatcttgaaggacaagggtagcagatgcatgggaacaccaccgcctgcaagttcccctccaagtcacacaccatcctgacttggaactatatcgtcgttccttcactgtcactgggtcaaaattctggaactcccttcctaacagaactgtggggtgtacctaccccacctggactgcagctgttcaagaaggcagctcaccaccaccttctcaagggcaattagggatgggcaataaatgctgtcctagccagcgatgcccacatcccatgaatggataaaaataaatatgtccattgacatatatatctgcagtccagaatgcatgattagggtcattgatctcgccaaggaagttttctgatttctcttccgATGGAGATTGTTGTACTTCATGAATAAATCTATACgtgaagacttttcctttagaacctgtgaaagtagaggttttactttggcacatctttccaaaatgatcaactttcttgcagtgaaaacATTCTGCTTTATTTGCTGGACACTGTCcgagcctgtgggtctttttggcaccaTGGCACTGGTAGGGTTCCGTGGcatcttgcactttccctcccTTTCTTTTTTGGCCCTTCTTTTAAAGTCTTGTGTTTAAGGATCTTTATGGTCATTGTAGGTTCCCTGACCCACGGTTTTTCTTCACCTTCAAAATTGCACTGTTCTGCTTACAGATGTCTGCTTGTCTCACCGGCTATATTACTTTTTCTAGGGCGAGGTCTTCctcagactgcaataaatctgatagggattcatcagcaatatctACTACAATGCGATCTCATATTAATTCTGATTTTACGTGTCCATATTTACGTCCTTCAATTAGCCTGTAAGGTCATTAATAAAAATGCCTACCTGTTCACCTGGCTTctggccctttctagaatcttgttgcCCCTCAgattgaaataattatcaaaggcttttaagacttcctcaaatttatctgatgtcacattactgccttgtcttgcaataatatcatctgctattgctcctatggaataaagtcatatgttctgcttcagacttgctgtctaaaTTTGAAGCAATCCTGTActtcaaaaatctttttctccaaagtgtCTAGATTTGAGTTTGATTTCGTCCTTCCATgtatccaaacctctctggtagcgTAAATTGAAGATCCATGGCTTTCATAAGCTTGTAGGTAGTTTATTTGTTTTAAATTTTCCTTTTAGAATTGGAAGTTTTCCTGTGCTTCAGCCTCGCACTGACTCCCAGTACAGTCATTGTCTTTccctgggaaatctctctgctagacTCGGTATTTATTTCTTGAACACGGCTTTTCAGCATTATTTCAATaatctcttcactcccttcccctAGAGTATCAGGTATTTGCAGCCACATTTTTTCCTTTCTTTTCTCTGCCTCATGGTCGCCACTGTAATGGCACTGACCTTGGATCTGTCCTTGTTAGGGATTTggttttcctggtgctgcctgcccAGTGCAGTGTTAAAAAcaattttctacccttttttaAAGGGTTACTCACCAGATCCCCGAACATTGCTTGGTACTTTGACTCAAAGCCTGCAATCGCTGGATTGGGATTTTTTCTCACAGACCATcacacctctgtggtgcagcctgaatgcctctgcaagccgaCTCCATGACTTTGAATGCCTCTACTTCATCCATGGAGCAGTTCTGGGGCTCCTCACAGCCTGTTctcaagttctgcagttttggtgccAGTTTTTTCAGGTCTGACTTTCCAACCTTCTTTTTTTCAAAGTTTGCTGGGTCCCTCACAGCTGCCGTGATGTTATATGGCAAGAACCACTGCTGTTCagcatattgtatgtttggttaatctagctaggagagattactgagtctttggtaagttttaacaataattaGTTTATTACATATGAAAGATCTATGTACAGCTTTACTTGGGTATATTGAACTCCACTGATGCCAAGCTGCCTCTTCTCCAAGTTTCTCTCTCagttgatctcttacatcatcatagtggggggTGTTAGTCCCAAACGttaaccctttcaaacctttatactacagcaatgaggaaagattaaacagactagggttatattccctggaatttagaaggttaaggggtgatttgatcaaagtattcaagatattaaggggaacgaaTAGTTCCTCCCAATCTAGCCTATTTCCTCTCattggggcagagtctaaaaattaaagccagacctttcaggagtgaaattagcaaagacttcttcatacaaagggtggtagaagtttggaactctcttctgcaaacagcaattgatgctagatgaattattaattttaaaactgagatttatAAATTTCtgttcgccaaaggtattaagggatatggagcaaaggcggatatatggagttaggtcgcagatcagcgatGAGCtcatagaatggcagaacaggttcaaggggctaaatggcctactcctgttcctatattcctaagagTACTATGCCTGCTCCCACATCGCTGTTAGAAACCCCTTATAAACAtacaccttgttcaatcaggtgtaactgTTTTTAACGGCAATGTAAGTAATTAAATTTGATGAACAACAGAACTGGCCCCCGAAAAATAGTTGTATAATTGTGGAGTGCTGTTAAATTATTAATTAATAGATATTTAAGTGACATTTTAAAAATTTTTAATTGTTTTTTCAGAATACTTCAGCTTCTGCCTTCACCTCATGTGCATGTTCTAATCTTTAATTTGCTCTAAGTATAAATTTTTTGAAGTGATTTTATTTTACTGCGTTTTCTTTCCTGTTTATGTttctgtgaaaatcctttaatgtgattgaATGTTtggacagcctgatgacatcactccAGCTCCACGCTGTAAATGTCCAGTAAAGAACACTTCAATCTGTCGCACTGTGAAAGGTGAAACTTTCACCAGAGAGATTGCCAGATCTCTCAGTGAGACTTGCTTTGTGATCAGCTGCGATCACCCTGGTTTTGcattgactgcaaaatccagcccaatgtattgCTTCATGACTACTGAAttgaattgtcagcctagattatgtactcaactcCTGGAGAGAAGACTAAGCCCACAATGTCGagcctcagaggcaagaatgctaccaacaaaGCCAATCTGGCTCAACAGGAAGAACTTTTAATTTTGATGGGAGTGTGAAATGGTCAATATCAGATTACTCTATCCAATTTTCCTCCTTTTCATTGAAAGGAAAATCAGGTGGGGCATGTAATGGTGGCTGATCTGATATCTTGGCCATGCAATTGGGCACCTTTGCCTATCCTGGTGCCCCAACACAGTGCTATCCCaatggctgcaacatggctggtggaacgccgctgactttcactgggggatactgcagatggccttgcagaatgCCCTCGAGCGGCTCTGGGTGTTGAGGATCCAGCGTCAGATGGGTGGCAGCAGTCGGCACTGGTTGGCTAATAGAGACTGGCAGAATGGCAGTGGTGGTAGGATGAATGCTGTTATCGTGAGAAAGAACAGCAGGTTCATTTTCCAGTCTTTTTTAGAATTTTTCGGTCACCCTtagatttgggggtggtgccagaggactggagaattgcaaatgtaacacccttgttcaaaaaagtgtaaagataagtccagtaactacaggccagtcagtttaatctctgtGCTTCCATAAacaataatttggaacaaaattaatagtcactttggcaaatgcgggttaattagggaaagccaacacgactttgtgaagggcaaatcgtgctaaattaacttgctggaattttttgatgaggtaacagaaaaggttgatcagggtaatgatGTTGATGTGATGTGCATGGACTTCTAAAAAGCAATTGATAAAGTGCGGCGCAACAGATATATGAGCGAatttatagctcatgaaataaaagggacagtagcaacatggatacaaaattggctaaatgACAGAAAAAAAGAGTAGTTtttggatgtttttctgactggaagaaggtttgcagtggcgttcctcaggggtcagtgtatttttttatttattcattcatgggatgtaggcgtcactggccaggccagcatttattgcccatccctaattgcccttgagaaggtgatggtgagctgccttcttgaaccgctgcagtccatttgggataggtatacccacagtgctgttaggaagggagttccaggattttgactcagcgaaagtaaaggaacggcgatatagttccaagtcaggatggtgtgtgacttggaggggatcttgcaggtggtggtgttcccatgcatttgctgcccttgtccttctagttggtagaggttgcggatttggaaggtgctgtctaaggacccttggtgcattgctgcagtgcatcttgtagatggtaaacactgctgccactgtgcgttggtggtgaagggtgtgaatgtttgtagatggggtgccaatcaagcgggctgctttgtcctggatggtgttgagcttcttgagtgttgttggagctgcacccatccaggcaagtggagagtattccatc harbors:
- the LOC137368700 gene encoding uncharacterized protein isoform X2 — encoded protein: MTIDYASKGLQTRATQRHVSGSGRVGSHFRVRHSGSGRVRPDRTRSITTSDESEVLEVTQPTLFPGTKWMTPIRL